The Heliorestis convoluta genome includes the window TTGCCCTCGCTGTCTATATTGGGAAAACTCGCTTAATTGACAACGTCGTTGTGGAGGTGTAATCAAGTGTTTCGTACTATGCATAAATCAAAAATTCACAGAGCGACAGTCACAGAAGCGAATCTGAACTATATGGGATCCATTACGATTGATGAAGATTTGATGGATCTAGCTGATATTTTAGAGAACGAAAAGGTCCAAGTGGTTAATAATAACAACGGTTCTCGATTTGAGACTTATGTAATTCCAGGACCGAGAAACTCTCGCGTCATTTGTCTCAATGGTGCCGCCGCTCGTCTGGTTCAACCGGGTGATGAAGTAATTATTATTTCTTATGGCATTTATGATGATCAAGAAGCACGCAAGCATAAGCCTCGCGTACTTTTTCTAGATAAAAACAACAAGGTTCTTGCACAAGAGCAAGTGGAACGAGCCGGTCAAATCGGGCCTCGTTGATACCTTTCCTTGACAATAAGAAGTTGCCTACGCTAGAATATTCTTAACTTTGCTCTCTGGCAAATTGTTCCTAACAGGGGAGCGGGGTATGAAAGGGGTTACGTCAATTGAGTCCTCGAACGCTGGATGCAGATTCCGTTGCTTCAATGTCCCAAGCAATTCAGAAACTGAAAAAAGAGCGCAATGCAGTTATTTTAGCCCATCTTTACCAGCGTCCCGAAATACAAGACATTGCTGACTTTGTCGGGGATTCCTTGCAGTTATCTCAAATGGCGGCGCAGACGGACGCTGATGTAATCGTCTTCTGTGGTGTCCATTTTATGGCCGAAAGTGCTGCCATCTTGTCACCGCAAAAAATAGTTTTGTTGCCGGAAGAAGAGGCAGGCTGTCCTATGGCTGATATGGTGACAGCATCGGAGCTGCAACGACGAAAAGCCGAGATGGGTGACGTCCTCGTTGTGGCGTATGTGAACACTTCAGCTGCGGTAAAAGCAGAAAGCGATATTTG containing:
- the panD gene encoding aspartate 1-decarboxylase; the encoded protein is MFRTMHKSKIHRATVTEANLNYMGSITIDEDLMDLADILENEKVQVVNNNNGSRFETYVIPGPRNSRVICLNGAAARLVQPGDEVIIISYGIYDDQEARKHKPRVLFLDKNNKVLAQEQVERAGQIGPR